In Vibrio crassostreae, one DNA window encodes the following:
- a CDS encoding HAD family hydrolase, with the protein MSSNEIKNVVFDVGNVIVRWAPLEIARLTFGDTEELESRSRSIFQSTIWVDLNKGFLTESEAKLRYQQELDLSPLECDRLFYYVKQTQILLYGSVELIERVKRSGYGVYALTDNVVEIVEYLKNTYQFWVLFGGAAVSAELGMLKPQPEIYQALLSNNGLEASETVFIDDMPYNVEGAKAVGMAGIQFTDAAQCENSLQALGVNLID; encoded by the coding sequence ATGAGTTCTAATGAAATCAAAAATGTGGTGTTTGATGTAGGCAATGTCATTGTGCGTTGGGCACCTCTGGAAATTGCCCGGCTTACTTTTGGTGATACTGAAGAATTGGAGTCTCGATCTCGTTCTATTTTTCAAAGTACGATTTGGGTGGATTTGAACAAAGGGTTCTTGACCGAAAGTGAGGCCAAGCTTCGTTATCAACAAGAACTCGACTTGTCCCCGTTAGAGTGCGATCGCCTGTTCTATTACGTTAAGCAAACGCAGATCTTACTGTACGGTTCAGTTGAACTCATCGAGCGAGTAAAGCGATCGGGCTATGGTGTGTACGCGCTTACTGACAATGTGGTCGAGATTGTTGAATATTTAAAAAATACCTATCAGTTTTGGGTGTTGTTTGGTGGTGCGGCAGTATCTGCTGAATTGGGCATGCTTAAGCCACAACCTGAAATCTACCAAGCGCTGTTATCTAATAATGGGCTTGAAGCTTCAGAAACCGTCTTCATCGATGATATGCCCTATAACGTTGAAGGGGCAAAGGCTGTAGGCATGGCTGGTATTCAGTTTACCGATGCCGCTCAGTGTGAAAACAGCTTGCAGGCGCTTGGCGTTAATTTAATAGATTGA
- a CDS encoding YgjV family protein has product MENVIAQGIGGIAFLVGVMAFWQKDDMRFRYQMMMFCLIMGIHFTLMGATVAAIGVMINALRSYASIKTQSRKVMWFFIGLMWVMTLPNITHFFEFITVLGSSVATWALFTKQGVTLRSFILFNSLCWISHNIWLGSIGGSLVEGAFIATNLFTIYRLHQRRLLIENRT; this is encoded by the coding sequence ATGGAAAACGTCATAGCACAAGGTATTGGTGGAATTGCATTCCTAGTTGGCGTGATGGCCTTTTGGCAAAAAGACGACATGCGATTTCGTTATCAGATGATGATGTTCTGTCTGATCATGGGAATTCACTTCACCTTAATGGGAGCTACAGTTGCTGCCATTGGCGTGATGATAAACGCACTTCGTAGTTATGCTTCCATCAAAACTCAATCACGCAAAGTGATGTGGTTTTTCATTGGTTTAATGTGGGTAATGACATTACCTAACATCACACACTTCTTTGAATTCATAACCGTTTTAGGTTCTTCAGTTGCCACTTGGGCCTTGTTTACCAAACAAGGTGTAACACTGAGATCCTTTATTCTGTTCAACTCACTGTGTTGGATTAGTCACAATATTTGGCTTGGTTCTATCGGCGGATCTTTGGTCGAAGGCGCATTTATTGCCACCAATCTATTCACAATCTACCGTTTACACCAACGCAGGTTGTTAATTGAAAATAGGACATAA
- a CDS encoding sugar O-acetyltransferase — MSNTNDKTELEKMLSGQVYDGADQEIDTMRSNARKALMAFNNHQDPDQQHTLQEQLFGKVGSSSLIQPPFHCEFGKTIEIGDDTFINMNVVMLDGARIKVGKNVLIGPSVQFYTPSHSLDYRSRRKWETFCLPITIEDDVWVGGNSVINQGVTIGARSVIAANSVVNNDVPPDCLYGGTPAKLIRYLNTEQPTDDSK; from the coding sequence ATGAGTAATACAAACGATAAAACTGAACTAGAAAAGATGCTATCTGGGCAAGTGTATGATGGTGCAGACCAAGAAATTGATACTATGCGTTCCAATGCCAGAAAAGCGCTAATGGCTTTCAACAACCATCAAGACCCAGACCAGCAACACACATTGCAAGAGCAACTATTTGGGAAGGTCGGGAGTAGCAGCTTAATCCAGCCCCCTTTTCATTGTGAGTTTGGCAAAACCATCGAGATTGGCGACGACACCTTCATTAATATGAACGTAGTAATGCTAGACGGTGCGAGAATCAAAGTCGGCAAAAATGTTTTAATTGGACCAAGCGTTCAATTCTATACGCCATCACACTCCCTTGATTATCGTAGCCGCCGTAAATGGGAAACCTTCTGTTTACCCATAACAATCGAAGATGATGTGTGGGTTGGTGGCAACTCAGTGATCAACCAAGGTGTAACGATTGGCGCTCGCTCGGTTATCGCAGCGAACTCAGTAGTCAACAATGATGTACCACCAGATTGCCTATACGGTGGTACGCCGGCAAAATTGATTAGATATTTGAATACTGAACAGCCAACTGACGACAGCAAGTAA
- a CDS encoding bifunctional 4-hydroxy-2-oxoglutarate aldolase/2-dehydro-3-deoxy-phosphogluconate aldolase produces the protein MSNIKQQLKTLKVIPVIAIDNAEDIIPLGKVLAENGLPAAEITFRSEAAVEAIRLLRESQPEMLIGAGTVLNREQAIAAKEAGATFVVSPGFNPNTVRACQEVGIDIIPGVNNPSTVEAALEMGLTTLKFFPAEASGGINMVKSLLAPYTDIEIMPTGGINPNNIKDYLAIPRVLACGGTWMVDKKLIEEGNWEELAHLTREAVAIVNR, from the coding sequence ATGTCTAACATCAAACAACAACTGAAAACACTGAAAGTTATCCCTGTGATCGCTATCGACAACGCTGAAGACATCATCCCTCTGGGAAAAGTGTTAGCTGAAAATGGTTTACCTGCAGCAGAGATTACGTTCCGCTCTGAGGCTGCAGTGGAAGCTATTCGTCTACTTCGTGAATCACAACCTGAGATGTTGATCGGCGCCGGCACTGTGCTCAATCGTGAGCAAGCTATCGCGGCTAAAGAAGCGGGCGCAACGTTTGTGGTCTCTCCAGGCTTTAATCCAAATACTGTCCGAGCTTGTCAGGAGGTTGGTATTGATATCATTCCTGGGGTCAACAACCCAAGCACAGTAGAGGCTGCTCTAGAAATGGGACTAACCACATTGAAGTTTTTCCCAGCTGAAGCATCGGGTGGCATCAACATGGTTAAGTCACTTCTTGCGCCTTACACGGATATTGAGATCATGCCGACAGGTGGCATTAACCCAAATAACATTAAAGACTACCTAGCGATACCTCGAGTACTCGCATGTGGTGGTACTTGGATGGTGGATAAGAAGCTGATTGAAGAAGGTAATTGGGAAGAGCTGGCTCATTTAACTCGTGAAGCTGTTGCTATAGTGAATCGATAA
- a CDS encoding transcriptional regulator: MNNSATYLLAALREKIKEKGICYSDLSAGMGIPLSTIKRQLHNTSLGLDKILSYATHLDTDLVELSMRGKQLQQENEQFITDINSEIFHQYPYLFDFLYLLRRKKWSPQDIANKYQLSHTSVAIYFRALEMMDYVELKGEDQYRFKDQGRFIFEEGSKLDTLFAKRFRDEVFSHDVRPPICIGRIAITEEQEEKLANEVYNKLIEFDVQNKNGEGSERLRNVLMTYTPGNQIFLSDTIPNIDGELLKSISMANE; this comes from the coding sequence ATGAATAATTCTGCAACGTATTTACTTGCTGCTTTACGAGAAAAAATCAAAGAGAAAGGGATTTGTTATTCCGATCTCTCTGCCGGGATGGGAATTCCTCTCTCAACCATTAAAAGACAACTACACAACACGTCTTTAGGGCTGGATAAAATACTCTCGTACGCAACTCATTTAGATACTGACTTAGTAGAATTATCTATGCGAGGCAAACAGTTACAGCAAGAGAACGAACAGTTTATTACGGATATAAATAGTGAAATATTCCATCAATATCCGTACTTGTTTGATTTTTTGTATCTATTGCGACGAAAAAAATGGTCACCACAAGATATTGCCAATAAATATCAACTGAGTCATACGTCAGTCGCCATATATTTTCGAGCATTAGAAATGATGGACTACGTTGAATTAAAAGGCGAAGACCAATACCGCTTCAAAGATCAAGGCCGTTTTATTTTTGAAGAAGGATCTAAGCTTGATACGTTGTTTGCTAAGCGCTTTAGAGATGAAGTATTCAGCCATGACGTGCGCCCTCCGATCTGTATAGGACGCATTGCTATTACTGAAGAACAAGAAGAGAAGCTGGCTAACGAAGTGTACAACAAACTGATTGAATTTGATGTACAAAACAAGAATGGAGAAGGCAGTGAACGACTCAGAAATGTGTTAATGACCTACACTCCAGGCAATCAGATATTTCTTTCTGATACGATCCCAAATATTGACGGTGAATTATTAAAATCCATATCGATGGCAAACGA
- a CDS encoding LysR family transcriptional regulator, protein MVDVKSLLKCDMNLLLCLHVLLEERSVSKTAERLFLSQSAVSKQLTKLRTLFDDPLFERESKGLFPTPKATSLAPKIHQILLQVEQLTVPDIFEPKDSERTFNIDLVETAYTAIYPKFMPNALADAPNITVNSTTWSSETFKRLLKREVDFGIGIFELDERASTHIQNIPAELNHVELLQDYSVCLMRNDHPVLQEDWNLQAFLKYRHIQLVTGGVGDWLLLEILQAKQLQINKAANVSDITSAVKLCKQSDLLMCYPYNSVCDYIESGELVMKPIPIELVPGGLFLLWHRYFDSEPSHKWLRDLIVNKTQEPQL, encoded by the coding sequence ATGGTAGATGTTAAGAGTTTACTCAAATGTGATATGAATTTACTGCTGTGTTTACACGTTTTGCTTGAAGAGCGCAGTGTGAGCAAAACAGCAGAGCGATTATTCCTTAGTCAGTCCGCGGTGAGTAAGCAACTCACCAAGCTGCGAACTTTGTTTGATGACCCGCTATTTGAGCGCGAATCTAAAGGTCTGTTTCCAACCCCGAAAGCTACTTCTTTAGCGCCTAAGATTCATCAGATCCTTTTGCAAGTTGAACAGCTAACCGTGCCGGACATTTTTGAGCCGAAAGACAGCGAGCGCACTTTTAATATCGATCTTGTTGAAACCGCTTATACCGCGATCTACCCTAAATTTATGCCTAACGCGTTGGCAGATGCGCCGAACATTACGGTAAACAGTACTACTTGGAGTAGCGAAACCTTTAAGCGCCTACTAAAGCGTGAGGTCGATTTTGGGATTGGAATTTTTGAGCTCGATGAAAGAGCGAGTACTCACATTCAAAATATCCCTGCTGAGTTAAACCATGTCGAATTGCTGCAAGATTACTCTGTGTGTTTGATGCGTAATGATCACCCGGTGCTTCAGGAAGATTGGAACCTGCAAGCCTTCCTTAAATACCGTCATATTCAGTTAGTCACTGGTGGCGTTGGCGACTGGTTGCTTCTGGAGATCTTGCAAGCCAAACAGCTTCAAATTAACAAAGCCGCCAACGTGTCGGACATCACCAGCGCAGTAAAGCTGTGCAAGCAAAGCGATTTGTTAATGTGTTATCCGTACAACTCGGTTTGTGACTATATTGAGAGTGGCGAACTGGTGATGAAACCGATTCCCATTGAGTTGGTTCCCGGTGGTTTGTTTTTGCTTTGGCATCGTTATTTTGACTCTGAACCAAGTCACAAATGGCTTCGCGACCTAATCGTCAATAAGACCCAAGAACCTCAGCTGTAA
- the add gene encoding adenosine deaminase encodes MNFLALPKIDLHCHLDGSVRPDTIIDLAKQYGIELPEDRDAVVQSLTVPEDCKNLDEYLACFSLPLQVMQTEEAIERISFELYEDAALENVKYLEVRFAPILHVNKGLSLDAIIASAVKGMKRAEEKYDIKGNYIMSVLRMFPKDSIKDVIDAGKPYLGKGVVAFDIAGGEKPGFCAEFPEYTQYAIEQGYRVTVHAGEQWHGQNVYDAVTLLDAERIGHGVHIQGNEDAYNIVKEKQVALETCPTSNVQTKCIHKFGDHPIAEFKKDGIVVTINTDNRTVSNTTMTNEVKRVCETFGLTKEDYAEIYKYSVESAFASDEVKQHLMGFVEQI; translated from the coding sequence ATGAATTTTCTAGCACTCCCTAAGATTGATCTGCACTGCCACCTTGACGGAAGTGTTCGTCCAGACACCATTATTGATTTGGCGAAACAGTACGGAATCGAACTGCCTGAAGATCGCGATGCGGTTGTTCAATCTCTAACTGTGCCAGAAGATTGTAAAAACCTAGATGAGTATTTGGCTTGTTTCAGCCTGCCGCTACAAGTGATGCAGACTGAGGAAGCAATTGAGCGTATCTCTTTTGAGCTTTACGAAGACGCTGCACTAGAAAACGTTAAGTACCTAGAAGTTCGTTTTGCACCGATTCTTCACGTAAACAAGGGCTTGTCTCTTGATGCGATCATCGCAAGTGCGGTGAAAGGCATGAAACGTGCGGAAGAGAAGTACGACATCAAAGGCAACTACATCATGTCTGTACTGCGTATGTTCCCGAAAGATTCAATCAAAGATGTTATCGACGCTGGTAAACCATACCTTGGTAAAGGTGTAGTTGCGTTTGATATCGCAGGTGGTGAAAAGCCGGGCTTCTGTGCTGAGTTCCCTGAATACACGCAATACGCGATCGAGCAAGGTTACCGTGTGACGGTTCATGCTGGTGAGCAATGGCATGGTCAGAACGTTTACGATGCAGTAACACTGCTTGACGCTGAACGTATCGGCCACGGTGTTCACATCCAAGGTAACGAAGACGCATACAACATCGTTAAAGAGAAGCAAGTTGCGCTTGAAACTTGCCCAACAAGTAACGTTCAAACTAAGTGTATTCACAAATTCGGCGACCACCCAATTGCTGAATTCAAAAAAGACGGCATCGTTGTAACGATCAACACAGATAACCGCACTGTGTCGAACACAACCATGACCAACGAAGTGAAACGTGTGTGTGAAACGTTCGGTCTAACAAAAGAAGATTACGCAGAGATCTACAAGTACTCTGTCGAAAGCGCTTTTGCTTCAGACGAGGTAAAACAGCACCTAATGGGTTTCGTGGAGCAAATCTAA
- a CDS encoding sugar kinase — MKHIAIIGECMIELNGKPFGSMHQTFGGDTLNAAVYLSRGCEANLNQDDIKVSYVTALGADPISKGMLERWQQEGVSTDLVLQDNQRTPGLYLIQLDDAGERTFLYWRNQSAARYLLQHPDFNQIKQALRNVDMVFLSGITLAILPEQDRIELLNILVELKTQGVEIAFDSNFRPALWPQDENQTVKNSYQAMYTLTDLALVTFDDEQLIWGDTSPEQTIERLTSLGVKRCIVKLGADGCLIQDATIQSDINSDSGTASAPRAVPTLPVEHVVDTTSAGDSFNGGFLSAYLAGEDLITSCQRGNTMAGVVIQHRGAIIAKELTQAAITAI; from the coding sequence ATGAAACATATCGCCATCATTGGTGAGTGCATGATCGAGCTTAACGGCAAACCGTTCGGCTCAATGCATCAAACGTTTGGCGGAGACACTCTCAATGCTGCGGTTTATTTAAGCCGCGGCTGTGAAGCCAACCTAAATCAAGATGACATCAAAGTGTCCTACGTCACGGCTTTAGGCGCAGACCCGATTAGCAAGGGAATGTTAGAGCGCTGGCAACAAGAAGGGGTATCGACGGACCTAGTTCTACAAGACAACCAACGTACGCCAGGCCTATACCTAATTCAGCTTGATGACGCAGGTGAACGTACCTTCCTGTATTGGAGAAATCAGTCGGCTGCACGCTACCTACTGCAGCACCCAGATTTCAATCAGATAAAGCAGGCACTGCGCAATGTCGATATGGTCTTTCTCAGCGGTATCACATTAGCGATTCTGCCTGAACAAGATCGTATCGAGCTATTAAACATCTTGGTTGAGTTGAAAACACAAGGTGTTGAGATCGCCTTCGATAGTAACTTCCGCCCTGCACTTTGGCCACAAGACGAAAACCAAACCGTCAAAAATAGCTACCAAGCCATGTATACATTGACAGATTTAGCCTTGGTTACATTCGATGATGAACAGTTAATTTGGGGAGATACTTCACCTGAACAAACCATTGAACGTCTAACTTCACTGGGTGTTAAACGATGCATCGTCAAATTGGGTGCAGATGGTTGTCTCATTCAAGATGCCACAATTCAAAGTGACATAAATTCAGATTCTGGTACCGCTTCGGCTCCACGGGCGGTGCCGACCCTACCTGTTGAACACGTCGTTGATACGACCTCAGCAGGAGACTCATTCAATGGCGGATTTTTATCTGCTTACCTAGCAGGCGAAGACTTAATTACGTCATGCCAGCGCGGTAACACCATGGCAGGCGTCGTTATCCAACATCGTGGTGCCATTATTGCAAAAGAACTAACTCAAGCGGCCATCACAGCCATTTAA
- a CDS encoding glutathione synthase, which translates to MNPMPSIPQQVIEDACEWAIMHGVAFRQSDNTARHCPFSLAPMSIERKVFEHLLRVTPLITKLINNVSEDHDFLQSSLSDMAKADPFFGRLMELHQQAHGSADERLNPARQPLLLMRTDFMDDRRHGAKVIEFNGIAAGMAPFGQRATEFHSFMQNQWANVYNNWLEDPSATPAENQGLTQLAYGIANAARQVKADFNEQDKPVFLMVVQKNEDNVYDQHLLEVELQKQGIRTVRRTFEQLSCQLSSGDNQRLLLKDVGVVDVVYLRAGYQYSDYWAPELNESVCCHTLSQTRLFMEQHHVAMNATISQQLATSKTMQMLLTMMPASEYARWGLTLQEAELVKSVLADMKPIGSEAIEWFNTQADKQEWVLKNQGEGGGHCVFGDDISEQLSQLEPEEYDAWALMQRLYPHERDVPTIAVRDTQQTLVTDLVSEVGLFTAYFKGEPVTELDGYAGYLIRSKPASENEGGIHSGKGILDSLVLID; encoded by the coding sequence ATGAATCCAATGCCATCGATTCCGCAACAAGTCATTGAAGATGCTTGTGAGTGGGCCATTATGCACGGTGTCGCTTTTCGTCAGTCTGACAATACCGCGAGACATTGCCCTTTTAGCCTTGCTCCAATGAGTATTGAGCGTAAGGTATTTGAACACCTGTTGAGGGTGACACCGCTTATCACCAAGCTCATCAACAATGTTTCGGAAGACCATGACTTTTTACAGTCATCATTGAGCGATATGGCGAAAGCCGATCCGTTTTTTGGTCGCTTGATGGAGCTTCATCAACAGGCTCATGGCAGTGCCGATGAGCGCTTGAATCCAGCTCGACAACCTTTGTTGTTGATGCGTACTGATTTTATGGACGATCGCCGACACGGTGCAAAAGTGATTGAGTTTAATGGCATTGCGGCAGGGATGGCCCCGTTTGGTCAACGCGCTACAGAGTTCCACTCGTTCATGCAAAACCAATGGGCAAACGTTTATAACAATTGGTTGGAAGACCCGTCAGCAACACCGGCTGAAAACCAAGGTTTAACCCAGTTGGCTTATGGTATCGCTAATGCTGCAAGGCAAGTAAAAGCCGACTTCAACGAGCAAGATAAACCGGTTTTCTTGATGGTGGTGCAGAAGAACGAAGACAACGTATATGACCAACATTTGCTTGAAGTTGAGCTGCAAAAACAGGGCATTCGCACGGTTCGTCGTACCTTTGAACAATTGAGCTGCCAGCTTTCATCGGGCGATAATCAACGCTTGTTATTGAAAGATGTCGGCGTTGTCGATGTGGTGTACCTAAGAGCTGGCTATCAGTATTCAGATTACTGGGCTCCAGAACTCAACGAATCGGTTTGTTGCCACACGCTAAGTCAGACTCGCTTGTTTATGGAGCAACACCATGTCGCAATGAACGCGACCATCAGCCAGCAATTAGCGACCAGTAAAACCATGCAAATGTTGCTGACCATGATGCCTGCATCAGAATACGCACGTTGGGGTTTAACGTTACAAGAAGCCGAACTGGTCAAGAGTGTATTAGCTGACATGAAGCCCATCGGCAGTGAAGCAATTGAATGGTTTAATACACAAGCTGATAAGCAAGAATGGGTGCTGAAAAACCAAGGAGAGGGCGGTGGCCACTGCGTCTTTGGTGACGATATCAGTGAACAGCTGAGCCAACTTGAGCCAGAAGAGTACGACGCGTGGGCACTGATGCAGCGCTTGTACCCTCATGAACGTGACGTACCGACTATTGCAGTGCGTGACACCCAGCAAACACTTGTAACAGATCTAGTCAGCGAGGTCGGCCTATTCACCGCTTACTTCAAAGGTGAACCAGTAACCGAACTGGACGGTTATGCTGGCTACTTAATCCGCAGTAAGCCAGCCAGCGAAAACGAAGGCGGGATCCACAGCGGCAAAGGGATTTTAGATTCATTGGTGTTGATTGATTAA